The Halorubrum sp. BV1 genome contains the following window.
CTTCGACCACATATTTATGCTTTTTCCTTATATACTACGAACAATTCTCTGAATACCTATTTGTATGTAGTGCTATATCTGTTATTCCGAAACGAATGGTTCTTGAGACGAGACCGACCGATCGGAACCACAGATCCGGTCGGCATCGACTGCCACTCACCGCCGCCACCGTTTCGGAACCCTTATTTTTCCGTTCGGGAATGGTCATATACGCGCCGGAGTAGCTCAGCTGGCAGAGCGATTCCTTCGTAAGGAATAGGCCGAGGGTTCAAATCCCTCCTCCGGCTTCAACCAATTCGTTTACAACCCCACGGCTAAACCGGGATTGTGATACTCCTCGGGGTTACGCTCGGAACTCTCTAGAGCGTCATACGGTTTATCAGCCGGCGGCTTCGGGAACGGAGGTGACCGCGTAGATGGCGGTCTCGTCCGGGGCGTTCTGCGGGGCGTTCGGTTGTACCGAGAGCGCTGAGCACGTCATCGATCATCCAGACCACGGTGAGCGTGTCGTCTGCGACGACCACGCCGACGCCGGCGAGGCGGTCGGCGATGTCTGAGGACGACCTCTCCGCACGCGACGCCCTCGCCATCGCGCAGCTCGCCGATCTCCTCGTCGACGAGGCCGATGTCGAGTTCGCTCCGACCGGGCGGGCCATCGCACTCGCCGGCGACGCCGTCTCAGAGTAGACTCCTTTTGCAGTCCTGTCGCTGCTCGGCGTGACTTCTCCGAGCGGCTGATAAAATAGCGGAGCCGGCCGCACTCAGCCGGCTAGAGGCATCAGCGGTGTTTGCTACGGATCTCGCGAGCGGCCTGCTCGTCGCTAGCACTCATTTTCCCACCGTTCATTTGCATGGTGTCTATCATGCTCTTCTTTCGAAATTAATTCGATATTTTCGGGTCTGTTATCCCATGGTATCCCGTTCTGATGATGAACATCCATGTTGTGTACCGAATCGAACCTGTATTCTGACACTGCTAACAATCTGTGAACGTAGACCTGGCTGTGGCTTCTATTGAATGAATTAGCCCAGATCTCGTACCCGCTCTTTTTAGTAGAAAACGATGCCGGACCTTCCGGAGCGCTCTACGCATTTCTGTGTCCGGGTCATGACGCTCTATACTGTGCCGATCAAGCCATCTAATAACTTGTGATCGCTGCACAGTTGAATTCATCTGCAATTGGCGATGGGCCGTTTGTTGCCATCGGAAATATATTCGATACATCGTTTGGGCAGAGCCAAGGCATCCCGACAGCAGCACTCGCTGGGGCTGGTCCCGCGGTGTACTGGGGTAATGTCCACAATGCCACGAAAAATGTCTCTCTGGAGATTAACGGAACGAACGGCCTCTCAGATGTCCGCGTTGGTGCGAATTATATTCCGAGCGGAATTGATAAGAAAAACTCGCCGTCAAACCTAATTGTCGTGAACGGGTTGGCCGACGAAAGTGCAAACCAAGAAGAGCCGACAGCCGCAAACTTTACCGCCGGTGATGTTGTGACGTTCCAAGACAGTGGCGACGGATTTGGCAATGGTGTGTATTTGCTGAAACAGGACAGTTCGACGTGGGGGAATTTGGTATAGACAGATTGTTCACATATATCCAAGATCTCGAAGCTGTTCTTCAACCCTGTCGTCTTTAATATCTTTAGATTCCCACTCAGCAACCGAATATTCAAATTCGTAATCTTCGATGTCTCGTTCACCTTGCATATCAGAATCAACAGAAAACCATGGAACCTCGCGAACAATGCGATGAGCAGAGTCCGGGTGGAAATAGCGACCTGTTTCTCCTAAGAATTCCCCATGGTCGGCAGTGATATATGTTGGACACGACAGAAACGACGCCAACCGGCTGGCCTCACTTATAGCGTAGCGGACATTGCTTCGATATGCTTGGCGCAATTCTTCGTCGGGGATCCGTCCCTCACTAACTTGGTCTGAAATTAATCTTCCTGGTGGTGTAATATTATATTTTTCTAAGTCATAAAAATCGATATCAAACGCGTCAGCGGCGGCTTCAGTCATCTTTCCTCCCTGGTTTTTTTCAAGCCAATCTTCTTTATTCAATCCTAAGATTGTATCAGATTGTTCGCTTTCCGCTCGTTTAAACGGGTCCATCTGTGTTTCTCCAATATACGGGAAATGCGGAGGAATATAGTGAACGATCATACGGGTCTCTGAAGATGATAATACGTTGTTCAGAGCTGCTTCCGTTACTGCCTCGGCCCGCATCCCTGTCAGTTTATGATCCCACTCATGTTTCCAGACGTGAATTATATCTTTGAATGTCGCTTCCGCCGACCATTCGCTGTCGCTATGAGATAGATTAGATATTTGTGGCGTTGCGGAAATATACGTCAAATCATAATAGTCAGTAAACACATCTCTAAAGAATTTTTTTGTATAGGGGACTGGGCTCCAGGCTCTGCGGCAATCACCTCTAATAAAATCGGAGTATTCTTCAGAAAAATAGTCGTAACGGCACGCATCTAAAACGATTATACAAAATTCATCTTGAGATGATGTTACTGAATGGATGAGTTGGTCAGTTTGAGAAATATTATTAGCCCGACAGTATAATTCCGACTGGAATTGCGTACGATATTCCGAAATTTTGTTCTGAACAAATCCAGGAATCTGAGAAGGATTCTCAGCTCCGTTCTTTACAAGTGATGGGATATTCATGTGTGTAAACCAGCATCCATTATAGTAGTAGTTGACGATATGATTCATAATTCGTAGTGGTGTTAAACACAACCGGGCTTGTTTCACGATAAGCGGCACTAAATGAATTACTAACTCCTGAGTGATCGGGGTTTAGTCCTCACATCCGTTTCTCTTGCGACGATAAGCCGACGCTAGAGCCGACACGATCGCCGCCGAAATCGCCGGCATCGACGCCGGTGTGACAGAAACTTAACCTACACCAGTAGCGGCAGGGTCCGCGCTGTCGGTTAAAACTGCCTTGGGTCCGGAGCATCATGTACACGCTGCTGGCGTTGACCATCGACACGCTGAGTCGTATCGCTATCGAGCACGCCGCTCTCATCGGGCCTGCGGTCGGGCTCGCGCTCCTGCTCGCGGCGCGACAGTACCTCGGCCGGTGGCCCGAACTCTGGCGATTCCGGCGCGCGGTGCTCCCGATCGTCGACCAGCTGGCCGACAGCGACTACGACGACGAGCTTGACGTCGTCGAGGTCGTCGACGCGCTTCGCCGTTTCGGCATCGAGGGCGGTCCCGCACCACATGCAGAGGTCGTTATCGGCGGGCGTCTTGCGGTCACACCGGTGACAGACGACCGGCGCGCTGACCTCGTCATCCTCATCAACGTCGACGTCGATGCCGTGCATGGCCGCGAACTTCGACTCTTGGGTTTCCCCGGAGAACTTTGCGACGTACCGAGAGATGACCGGCGAGCCACGGGCGCGCCCCTGCCGGTCCTTGATGAACGCCTGCGACTTCCTCTGCTTCGAGAGCCAGTAGGCGTTCGACTTCCGGAAGTTTGTCGGGGTCACGGGCGCGTCGACCTCGGCGCGCCCTGCTGCCTCACGGAAGATCTTCAAGAAGAGCTGGTAGCTGACCCGCTTCGGCTTGTTCAGGTGGCTCCAGACGTAGTCGTCGCCCTCGCCGGGATGTTCAGCTTGCCAGCGCGAGACCCAGGGGATCGACCGGATGAGGTGGACGTCGTGTTCACCAAGCTTCCCGTCGACGCGGACCTTGATCGAGTGCTCGGAGTCAGAGATCTGGTCGAGCGTGAGGTCGTGGAGCTCACCGCCGCGGAACCCACCCTCGAACTGGAGGGCGACGAGCGCCCGGTCGCGGTCGTTGTGACAGGCGTCGATCATCGGACGGACGTGCGCGTCCCAGTCGAGCATGTCGGCCTCGTCGGGCTCGGGCTGGTAGTCACCCGTCGTCTGGGTAGAGATCCAGTCGTGCGTGTCGGGGATCTCCTCGCCCCGGGTCGTGTGCTTCGCGAACATCCGGAAGGCGACGCGGTAGTCGCGGTTCGTCTCCTGGCTCCCCTCCTCGATGTCGTAGGTGTCGTGGATCCAGCGGACGACGACCTTCGCAGCGTCCTTCGCCGCGTCGAAGTCGTCATCCTCGCGCTCGGGGAGCACCGAGTCGACGAGGTCGACGTCAGCGTGCTCACTCGCTCGGGTGTTGTGACGGAGCATCTTCTCGTGTCGGTGCCAGCCGTACTCCTCACGGCGGAGCTTCAGTTCGTCGGAGAACGCGAGCAGCAGGTCGCGGTCGGCCTCGCTCCCACCGCGCTCGCCGGCCTGGAGCTTGTCGCGAAGCGTGTCGACGGCGTCCTTCGCAGCCATACTACCCCTGGCTGTTAAACCTCTGGTTGAAAGCCCTCCTCCGGCTCTCACTTCACTTCGTTCTGCAAGGGAGTACAAAAGACACGTACCGGCGCTGATACCCGGTTTTGTATTTGGATCTCCTTGGAGAGCGATATTTGACTCGGTCTCGCGAATGGGATTGTCGCCAACATTTGATTCGCGAACGAGGCCGCGGGCAACCTGTTGTACGGTTTCAGCAAAGGAGTGTGATCGGTCGTCGTCAGGGTGGTTAGTGAATAGGGTGCTGCGCCTTGCGATTATCCTAGAGTAAGTCGAGACCGGCGAGACGCTCTCTGTGTGAATCCTTCGATAAGCGGAGGTTCAGAACGATTAGCTAGGGACAATAGCCACCGTCTTTGAGTTAGACTGCTTTTCCCATCGACGAGCGAGCAGATAGGTTGGAAGAAGGAGTACCACAGCTAGTGTTCCGATTGAAATTCCCACCCCCACAAGCGCATCTCCAGAGAGCGAGCCCTGCGTTATCTGACTCCCGACACCGGAGAGGGTGAACAAGACGAACAAGCCGTAGCCTACGTACCGCGTTTTGGTCGCGCGCGAACGGAGTTTTTCGCCAGGATTGTGTCCACATGAGTCACAAATGACGTCATCTTTTTCAACACGAGCCCGGCAGGATTCACACACAGGTGGGCGCTGTGACCCACAGTGGGGGCACCCCTCATCATCCAATTGCTTTCCGCAATCAGGACAGTACGCTCGCGGCGCGTCACACTCGACGCAGTACCATGTGTCCGTGCCCACAAGGCCACCACATTCGCCACACTCCTCGTCCATGTGCCCACAGCTTGGGCACTTCACTCCGTCCGTCACTTCCGTTCCGCATTCTGGACAGTAGAATGACATATATGTTGAGATTAATTTCCGAGGTTACCGAGGAGCTGTGCAGCCTTGCTGAACGAATTCACTTCTTTGACCTCGTGTTTCGAGGCGACCGGACGGATGCCCTGGCCCATTACGCCGACGCTACCGCCTTCGATGTACTCGACGTTGTTTTGTGGGTAAATCCGAACAGCCCCATCTTTCAGCGTGACTGTCACCCACTCGCCGCCACCTTGGTGGTAGCGGATCCGACTGGCTCGCAATGGCGTATCTTTCCCCTCAAGATGGAGGAACACGTCTCCGTCATCCTCGGCAGTGACACCACCAGCCTCAGTTATTTCTGCACCACACTCCCGGCAAAAGTCCTGATTTGTGTTGATCGTGGAACCACACTCAGAGCAAATTGCCATACACACTGTACTCTACGGAACCCATAATAAAATTTAGTTCACATTTATGCTTCTTTATATGAGTATTGTGGTATTGACACGAAAGGCTCCACCGAGATGCGGCCGCGGAATTTCACGCGGCAATCGACAGCACTGAATTCGATATTGCGCACACAACGTCCCGACGGTGTCGTCGCCACAACACGGACGACAGGACGTTCGTCGAACGCGCGTATGTGGATGAACGCCACAGGAAGTTGTTGTGGAGACCTCGCTATTCTGTCGAAAGAATCCCGGAGATTCGATGGTACACAGTGTTAGAATCCACGAACAGAACGCCAACGTGGTGCCCATCGAGCGTTCGCGGCACGCTCGATATGGGTAGGGTTTTCCGGCGTGCGGTCTTCCCTGTGGACATGGCACGAGACGTTTCCGATCCCGACAATCCGCAGGTGACGCTTCAGACGAATCACGGCGACATCCTCGTCGAGCTGTTCGCCGACCGCGCCCCGAAGACGGTGGAGAACTTCCTCGGGCTGGCGCGTCACGACCCCGCCGCAGACGCCGACCCCGCTCGCGACACGAACACCTGGGAGGATCCCGAGACGGGCGAGACGCGGGGCGACTCGCTGTACGAGGGCGGCGTCTTCCACCGCGTCATCGACGACTTCATGATTCAGGGCGGCGACCCGCAGGAGAACGGCCGCGGCGGCCCCGGCTACCAGTTCGACGACGAGTTCCACGACGAGTTGACCCACGACGGTCCCGGTATCCTCTCGATGGCGAATTCCGGACCGAACACCAACGGCTCGCAGTTCTTCATCACGCTCGACGCCACGCCGCACCTCGACGGAAAACACGCCGTCTTCGGGCAGGTCATCGACGGGATGGACGTCGTCGAGGAGATCGGTTCCCTCCCCACCGACCGCCGCGACGAACCGCGTGACACGGTCGAGATCGAGGACGTCACCGTCGACGAGTAGCGTCGCTCATCCACCGAACGTCGGCCCGGTCTCGGTCCACCGACTGTTTCTCACACACTTGTGGCCCGGCGTCGCTGTCGCTCCGCGAGCGGCGTCACTCTCGGACAACACAGCAAAAAACGCAGAACTCAACGCGCGTCGTGCGCGGAACCCGATTACTCGAAGAGTTCGACGGCCTGTTCGTAGCGGGCGGCGGGTTCGGTCCAGTCGACGACCTCGAAGAAGTTGTCGACGAACTCGCCGCGGGCGGGGCCGTAGTCGTGGTAGTAGGAGTGTTCCCACACGTCTAGCGCGAGGATTGGGTGACCGCCCCAGATAGCGCCCTGGTCGTGTTTGTCTACGACCACGTTGCGCAGTTGGTTCGAGAACGTGTCGTACACCAACAGCGCCCAGCCGCTCGCGCCCGAGGCCGCGGCCTCGAACTCGCCTTTCCACGCCTCGTACGAGCCGAAGTCCTCCTCGATTCTATCGGCCAACTCGCCCGAGGGCTCGTCGCCGCCCTCGGGGCTCATGTTCTGCCAGAACAGGTCGTGCAGAATGTGCCCCGACGAGTTGTGCGTCACGTTCCGGATCGCGCCGGCAGACGACGAGAAGTCGCCCGCCTCGCGGTTCTCTTCGAGTGTCTCTTCAGCGGCGTTCCACCCGTTCACGTACCCCTGATGATGGGTGTCGTGATGCCATTCGAGCACCTGCTCGGAAATGTGCGGCTCCAGCGCGTCGTAGTCGTACGGCAACGGATCGAGTTCGTAGCTCATCGTTGTATCACCTGTTACCAACATGTGCCGGAAACCTGTTAAAGATAATGCGGCACCTGATACCACACGTCACTGGAGGAGAATACCACTGATTTTCCAACTGGTGAGTGGTACGCTCGCAGTTCAGGCAGAATATCGGCCCGCCGCGGGATCGTTCGTCTCAGTAGCACTGTACCATGGCGTAACCATGAATGGTTACATAAAACGCGAAACAGCGTGGACGGTCCTCTCTCGAGTCGCGAAGATGCGCCGCGTGCACTACGGTGGGACTGGGATTTGAACCCAGGAAGCCGTGAGGCTACCTGCTTTCAAGGCAGGCGCAATAGGCCGCTCTGCCATCCCACCGCGATGTGTGCTATCGCCCCAACGGTCGTGTGCCCTCGGCGGTCCGAGGGCGGGTCGGGCGGTGAGTGCCCGCCGGTTCGCGCAGACCGACTCGCGCGTGACTCGGCGATATCCTCCGCCACGGGGCGTGTGAAGACTGACTGTCGCGACAAAGTTGAAGCTATCGTTGTGTGGTCTTCCGCTTGCGATCCAGGGGAACAGAACCGTAGACAGCCGATGTTGCGCTCCGATCGACCGTCGGGGTACCGGAAACCGGCACTCTTCGCCGAACGACCACGCTTTTTATCCGCTGCAGCGAGTCCATCGCCATGAGCGAGAGCGACCCCGACGTCGTCGTGTTGCGACAGACGATCCACGGTTCGGACGCCCGCGACCTGACCGCGGCGATCCGCGAGCGCCTCCCGGAGAGCACGGTCGCGATGGCGCGGACGCCAGACGAGGAGCGCGAGCTGCTCGAAACGGCTCGGATCGCCGTCGGACTCCACATCGACGAGTCGCAGTTGGCGGCCGCCGAGAATCTCGAACTCTTCGCCTGCGTGTTCGCGGGGACGGGCCACCTTCCGCGGGACGCCCTCGCGGACCACGGCGTCGCGGTGACGAACGCCTCCGGCGTCCACGGCCCAAACATCTCCGAGTACGTCGTCGGCGCGATGGTGACCCACGCTCGGCAGTGGCAGCGGGCCCACCGCCAGCAGGCTCGCCGCGAGTGGCGGAACTACGAGACGACCGAGGTGTACGGCTCCACGGTGGCCGTCGTCGGACTCGGTGCGATCGGGCGCACCGTCGTCGATAGGCTCGACGCCTTCGACGCCGAGACGATCGGCGTCCGCTACTCCCCCGAGAAGGGGGGACCGACCGACGAGGTGTACGGCTTCGACGAGTTCCACGAGGCGATAGCCGACGCCGAGTACGTCGTGCTCGCGTGTCCGCTCACGGAGGCGACGCGCGGGCTCGTCGACGCCGAGGCGCTCCGCACGATGCGCTCGGACGCGATCCTCATCAACGTCGCACGCGGTCCGATCGTCGACACCGACGCGCTCGTCTCCGACCTCCGGAACAGCCGAATCGGCGGGGCGGCCCTCGACGTCACGGACCCCGAGCCGCTGCCCGAGGACCACCCGCTGTGGGGACTCAGCAACGTCACGATCACGCCGCACAACGCGGGCCACACACCGCACTACTACGACCGTGTGGCGGAGATCCTCGCGGAGAATGTCGACCGACTCGACGCCGGCGACGAGTTGAAAAATCGGGTCGCGTGATCGACCGGTCGGGACACGCCCGACCACCGCGAGTCCGTCAGCGTCAGCGCCGACCGCCTAGAGGTCGAAGCGGTCGAGCGTCATGACCTTGCTCCACGCGTCTGTGAAGTCCTGCACGAACTTCTCTTCGCCGTCTTCGGCACCGTAGACCTCGGCGACGGCGCGGAGACGGGAGTTCGAACCGAAGATGAGATCGAGCCGGGTCGCGGTCCAGTCGACCTCGCCGGTCTCGGGGTCGCGGAGCTCGAAGATCTGCTCATCCTCGTCGACGGGCTCCCAGTCGCGGTCGAAGTCGAGCAGGTTGACGAAGAAGTCGTTCGTCAGCGTCTCGGGCGCGTCGGTGAACACGCCGTGGTCCGAGTCGTCGTAGTTCGCGTCGAGGACGCGCATCCCGCCGAGGAGCACCGTCAGCTCGGGGACGGACAGCTGGAGTAGCTCTGCTCGGTCGACCATCTCGTGTTCCGGCTCGTGAGGCAGGTCCTCACCGAGGTAGTTGCGGAAGGCGTCGACTTCCGGTTCCAGCACCTCGAAGGACTCCTCGTCGGTCTGCTCCTGCGTGGCGTCGACGCGTCCCGGCTCGAACGGTACCTCGACGTCGTGACCGGCCTCGGCGGCGGCCTGCTCGACGGCGAGGGTGCCGCCGAGAACGATGAGGTCGGCGAGTGACACCCGGACGTCGTCGTCGCGCGAGTCGTTGAACTCGGCTTGGATCGCCTCGTAGGTCTCGATCACCGACGCCAACTGGTCGGGCTGGTTGACCTCCCAGCTCCGCTGCGGTTCGAGGCGGATGCGCGCGCCGTTCGCGCCGCCGCGCTTGTCGCTGTGACGGAACGTGGAGGCGGACGCCCACGCGGTCTTGACACGGTCTGAAATCGAGAGGTCGGACTCCGAAATTCGGTCTTCGAGGTCGGCGATCTCCGCCTCGCCGACGACCTCGTAGTCGGCCTCGGGGAGCGGGTCCTGCCAGATCATCGTCTCTTCGGGGACCTCGGGGCCGAGGAACCGCTCCGGCGGACCCATGTCGCGGTGGATGAGCTTGTACCACGCCTTCGCGAACGACTCCTGGAACTCCTCGGGGTCGTCACGGAACTCCTCTAAGACCGCTCGGAAATCGTCGTCGTGTTTCAGCGCCACGTCCGTCGTGAGCATCATCACGTCTTCCTTGTCCGAGGGGTCCTGAACGCCGGGCGCGGCGTTGTCGAGTTCGTCGTTTTTCGT
Protein-coding sequences here:
- a CDS encoding tyrosine-type recombinase/integrase; translated protein: MAAKDAVDTLRDKLQAGERGGSEADRDLLLAFSDELKLRREEYGWHRHEKMLRHNTRASEHADVDLVDSVLPEREDDDFDAAKDAAKVVVRWIHDTYDIEEGSQETNRDYRVAFRMFAKHTTRGEEIPDTHDWISTQTTGDYQPEPDEADMLDWDAHVRPMIDACHNDRDRALVALQFEGGFRGGELHDLTLDQISDSEHSIKVRVDGKLGEHDVHLIRSIPWVSRWQAEHPGEGDDYVWSHLNKPKRVSYQLFLKIFREAAGRAEVDAPVTPTNFRKSNAYWLSKQRKSQAFIKDRQGRARGSPVISRYVAKFSGETQESKFAAMHGIDVDVDEDDEVSAPVVCHRCDRKTPADNDLCMWCGTALDAETAKRVDDLDDVKLVVVVAVGQLVDDREHRAPESPEFGPPAEVLSRREQEREPDRRPDESGVLDSDTTQRVDGQRQQRVHDAPDPRQF
- a CDS encoding D-2-hydroxyacid dehydrogenase; amino-acid sequence: MSESDPDVVVLRQTIHGSDARDLTAAIRERLPESTVAMARTPDEERELLETARIAVGLHIDESQLAAAENLELFACVFAGTGHLPRDALADHGVAVTNASGVHGPNISEYVVGAMVTHARQWQRAHRQQARREWRNYETTEVYGSTVAVVGLGAIGRTVVDRLDAFDAETIGVRYSPEKGGPTDEVYGFDEFHEAIADAEYVVLACPLTEATRGLVDAEALRTMRSDAILINVARGPIVDTDALVSDLRNSRIGGAALDVTDPEPLPEDHPLWGLSNVTITPHNAGHTPHYYDRVAEILAENVDRLDAGDELKNRVA
- the katG gene encoding catalase/peroxidase HPI, with product MSGVRNDWWPNQLELDLLDEHAGNPGPLDEEFDYAEAFEELDLDEVKADIEDVMTTSQDWWPADYGHYGPLFIRMAWHSAGTYRTHDGRGGASGGRQRLPPLNSWPDNVNLDKARRLLWPVKQKYGRKLSWADLIVLTGNVALESMGFETFGFAGGREDDFKPDDAVDWGPEDEWESMSAERFTEEGSLDDALGNTVMGLIYVNPEGPNGEPDLEGSADNIRDTFSHMAMNDKETVALIAGGHTFGKVHGADSGDNLGPEPEDAPIDLQGLGWDNEFGEGNGPDTITSGIEGPWNTTPTVWDLSYVNNLLSYEWEPEKGPGGAWQWTTKNDELDNAAPGVQDPSDKEDVMMLTTDVALKHDDDFRAVLEEFRDDPEEFQESFAKAWYKLIHRDMGPPERFLGPEVPEETMIWQDPLPEADYEVVGEAEIADLEDRISESDLSISDRVKTAWASASTFRHSDKRGGANGARIRLEPQRSWEVNQPDQLASVIETYEAIQAEFNDSRDDDVRVSLADLIVLGGTLAVEQAAAEAGHDVEVPFEPGRVDATQEQTDEESFEVLEPEVDAFRNYLGEDLPHEPEHEMVDRAELLQLSVPELTVLLGGMRVLDANYDDSDHGVFTDAPETLTNDFFVNLLDFDRDWEPVDEDEQIFELRDPETGEVDWTATRLDLIFGSNSRLRAVAEVYGAEDGEEKFVQDFTDAWSKVMTLDRFDL
- a CDS encoding peptidylprolyl isomerase, with the translated sequence MARDVSDPDNPQVTLQTNHGDILVELFADRAPKTVENFLGLARHDPAADADPARDTNTWEDPETGETRGDSLYEGGVFHRVIDDFMIQGGDPQENGRGGPGYQFDDEFHDELTHDGPGILSMANSGPNTNGSQFFITLDATPHLDGKHAVFGQVIDGMDVVEEIGSLPTDRRDEPRDTVEIEDVTVDE
- a CDS encoding zinc ribbon domain-containing protein, with translation MAICSECGSTINTNQDFCRECGAEITEAGGVTAEDDGDVFLHLEGKDTPLRASRIRYHQGGGEWVTVTLKDGAVRIYPQNNVEYIEGGSVGVMGQGIRPVASKHEVKEVNSFSKAAQLLGNLGN
- a CDS encoding HNH endonuclease, translating into MLAVSEYRFDSVHNMDVHHQNGIPWDNRPENIELISKEEHDRHHANERWENEC
- the sod gene encoding superoxide dismutase produces the protein MSYELDPLPYDYDALEPHISEQVLEWHHDTHHQGYVNGWNAAEETLEENREAGDFSSSAGAIRNVTHNSSGHILHDLFWQNMSPEGGDEPSGELADRIEEDFGSYEAWKGEFEAAASGASGWALLVYDTFSNQLRNVVVDKHDQGAIWGGHPILALDVWEHSYYHDYGPARGEFVDNFFEVVDWTEPAARYEQAVELFE